The Planococcus liqunii genome includes a region encoding these proteins:
- a CDS encoding nitric oxide reductase activation protein NorD, producing MASVNRFIQFNNETIDTKLLHQMEMLAGALADAPYLKVTTRKLIEFRPSEASVSISVFWRHRPKNIERNGYLSDVYLLGAGYWRHFNMKAWLRFKGAAAELPNLKEQLLLCAEEFRLIEKISKERPGTAEAFTIRESVYVDYHKDQYRQNRQKGFLADAFLNAAFLRLRGEEAPDSEAFEPLFFLWTGLFDARSTADAAAVVKRLLPRLEYILAEDMVHTYYTFGEAADKAPPYRYHEGIEPEEGNQEEEIETIEEWFQSWHRETEISEAPAMEYELERGDSSYAEGGREDEGSGDVQQTAKGDSRGEHQEDNDATDQRMESEPKKAAGKFGAANDGVVYAEKRIAASKDQRAVIEDWRRKQAPYVRALLRELKKRMTQRRQDVRHNLNAGRLSRNLLPLVIEERPKPFYRKTAPSKELDAVFCLLIDGSASMIDKLDETKQAVLLFHDVLRGLNVPHDIVLFYEDAYEASDAAQPNYFEWMHKLEDGSRDHAEEIVSMEAHEDNRDGFAIRWMKDRINKRPEKHRFMLVFSDGEPSAYNYAENGVVDTANAVSEAKKQGIEVLHLFLSSEPTTDEQAAFYRMMYGNKSVSADSLEQFVEQTLRLLKRTLHLVIQSG from the coding sequence ATGGCTTCAGTCAATCGCTTTATCCAATTTAATAATGAAACGATCGATACGAAATTGCTCCACCAAATGGAGATGCTGGCGGGTGCATTGGCGGATGCCCCTTATCTAAAAGTGACAACGCGAAAATTGATTGAATTCCGGCCGTCGGAAGCATCGGTGTCAATCAGTGTTTTTTGGCGCCATCGCCCGAAAAATATTGAACGCAATGGCTATTTATCCGATGTTTATTTACTGGGTGCGGGGTATTGGCGCCATTTTAATATGAAGGCCTGGCTGCGATTTAAAGGTGCAGCTGCAGAGCTTCCAAATTTAAAAGAACAGCTGCTGTTGTGTGCAGAAGAGTTTCGGTTGATTGAAAAAATCAGCAAAGAGCGGCCGGGAACAGCTGAAGCTTTCACAATAAGAGAGTCTGTTTATGTGGATTACCACAAGGATCAATACCGGCAGAACCGGCAAAAAGGTTTTTTGGCGGATGCTTTTTTAAATGCGGCATTTTTGCGCTTAAGAGGGGAAGAAGCGCCGGACAGTGAAGCATTCGAGCCGTTGTTCTTTCTATGGACGGGATTATTCGATGCAAGGTCCACCGCTGATGCGGCAGCAGTAGTGAAACGCCTGCTGCCGCGGCTGGAATATATATTGGCAGAAGACATGGTGCACACGTATTATACATTCGGCGAAGCGGCAGATAAAGCGCCGCCTTACCGTTACCATGAAGGCATCGAGCCTGAAGAGGGAAACCAGGAAGAAGAAATCGAAACGATTGAGGAATGGTTCCAGTCCTGGCACCGCGAAACAGAAATATCGGAAGCACCGGCGATGGAATATGAACTCGAACGAGGCGATTCCAGCTATGCAGAAGGCGGCCGGGAAGATGAAGGTAGCGGGGATGTCCAGCAGACGGCGAAAGGCGATTCCCGCGGTGAACATCAGGAAGACAATGACGCAACCGACCAGCGGATGGAAAGCGAACCGAAAAAAGCAGCTGGCAAATTCGGCGCTGCCAATGATGGAGTGGTTTACGCGGAAAAAAGGATCGCGGCATCAAAAGACCAACGGGCGGTTATTGAAGACTGGCGCAGAAAACAAGCGCCGTATGTGCGGGCGTTACTGCGCGAGCTGAAAAAACGCATGACGCAGCGCCGGCAAGATGTGCGGCACAATTTGAATGCCGGCAGATTGTCGAGAAATCTGTTGCCGTTGGTGATTGAAGAACGACCAAAGCCGTTTTACCGGAAAACTGCGCCCTCCAAAGAACTGGATGCCGTTTTTTGTTTGCTGATTGACGGTTCGGCATCGATGATTGATAAACTCGATGAAACGAAACAAGCCGTCCTGCTATTCCACGATGTGCTGCGCGGATTGAATGTACCGCATGACATTGTGCTGTTTTATGAAGATGCATACGAGGCAAGCGACGCAGCACAACCGAATTACTTTGAATGGATGCACAAACTGGAAGACGGCAGCCGTGACCATGCCGAGGAAATTGTTTCGATGGAAGCGCACGAAGACAACCGGGACGGCTTTGCCATTCGCTGGATGAAGGACCGCATCAACAAGCGGCCCGAAAAGCACCGCTTTATGCTGGTATTTTCAGACGGAGAACCATCTGCCTACAACTACGCCGAAAATGGCGTCGTAGACACGGCCAATGCGGTTTCCGAAGCGAAAAAGCAGGGCATCGAAGTGCTGCATCTGTTTCTGAGCAGCGAACCGACAACCGATGAACAGGCCGCTTTTTACCGCATGATGTATGGCAATAAATCCGTCAGCGCTGACTCGCTCGAGCAATTTGTCGAACAGACACTGCGGCTGTTGAAGCGGACACTGCATTTGGTGATTCAGTCTGGATAA
- a CDS encoding AAA family ATPase, translating into MHFIEQDIQNRTAREHGDYKKLIGEGGYIAPDENLWQDILSAVVLRKPVLLKGPTGAGKTKLAESISATFKQPMQSINCSVDLDAEALLGFKTLVQREGESRIEFVEGPVVTAMKQGHFLYIDEINMAKPETLPILHSALDHRRMMTNPFTGEVIEAHPDFGVIAAINEGYIGTAPMNEALKNRFIAYPIPYLTGDQLQQLWNREFPEADQALKNFMLELAADLMKQVQNGLLSEEAASIRSLLDATALAQHMDPMRAVQYAIAEKLEDDSERDLFMDLANTWKK; encoded by the coding sequence ATGCATTTTATTGAGCAGGACATTCAAAACAGAACGGCCCGTGAACACGGCGATTACAAGAAATTGATCGGCGAAGGCGGTTATATCGCGCCCGACGAGAATTTATGGCAGGATATTCTTTCGGCCGTGGTGTTGCGCAAGCCCGTGCTTTTAAAAGGGCCAACAGGCGCCGGCAAGACGAAGCTGGCCGAGAGCATTTCAGCGACGTTCAAGCAGCCGATGCAAAGCATTAACTGTTCCGTCGACCTCGACGCGGAAGCGCTCCTTGGCTTTAAGACACTCGTCCAGCGGGAAGGGGAGAGCCGCATCGAGTTCGTGGAAGGGCCGGTAGTAACCGCGATGAAGCAAGGGCATTTTTTGTACATTGATGAAATCAATATGGCCAAGCCCGAAACGCTGCCGATTCTTCACAGCGCACTGGACCACCGGCGGATGATGACCAACCCGTTTACCGGTGAAGTGATTGAAGCACATCCGGATTTTGGTGTCATCGCTGCAATCAACGAAGGCTATATCGGAACAGCTCCAATGAACGAAGCGTTAAAAAACCGGTTTATCGCTTATCCGATTCCGTATTTGACGGGCGACCAGCTGCAGCAATTATGGAACCGGGAATTTCCGGAAGCTGACCAGGCACTCAAAAACTTTATGCTGGAGTTGGCAGCCGATTTGATGAAGCAAGTGCAAAACGGCTTGCTGTCAGAAGAAGCGGCTTCCATCCGCAGTTTATTGGATGCAACGGCGCTGGCGCAGCACATGGATCCGATGCGTGCGGTCCAATACGCCATTGCTGAAAAACTGGAAGATGACAGTGAACGCGATTTGTTCATGGACTTGGCGAATACTTGGAAGAAGTAG
- a CDS encoding DUF6501 family protein yields the protein MIHNEWLTKETIRTVTCKHTDAAKFLVSNVLTEGKTYEVKNETEEFLFVVDNTGKVGGFYKTYFE from the coding sequence GTGATTCACAACGAATGGTTGACAAAAGAGACAATCCGCACGGTAACGTGCAAGCATACCGATGCTGCAAAGTTTTTGGTATCGAACGTACTGACAGAAGGCAAAACCTACGAAGTGAAAAATGAAACGGAAGAATTTTTGTTCGTCGTAGACAACACCGGAAAAGTCGGAGGATTCTACAAAACATATTTTGAGTAA
- a CDS encoding DedA family protein yields the protein MDLTFLMDLVKEYGYVSMFIFNWLLLFGMPLPNEVAASFSGVLTEISSFHPVYAFISAYLGLITSNSFAYLIGRVLGKRLINKLNRTRFKSAVSNVTEFLERHGKMAISFSFFLPGVRWAMPYVVGANRYPFGQYMLYAYTAGFVWMFIYFNLGRTFPYAYKSILEHLQVALTVLSIVVVCAVVLRVYLHSRTAKK from the coding sequence ATGGATTTAACTTTTTTAATGGATCTGGTAAAGGAATATGGCTACGTCAGCATGTTCATTTTCAACTGGCTGCTGCTCTTTGGCATGCCTTTGCCAAACGAAGTAGCGGCTTCTTTTTCAGGCGTCTTGACCGAAATCAGCTCATTCCATCCGGTCTATGCATTCATCTCTGCTTATTTAGGGTTGATTACAAGCAACTCGTTCGCATATTTGATTGGTCGGGTATTGGGGAAACGCCTGATCAACAAGCTGAACCGGACCCGTTTTAAGAGCGCGGTCAGCAACGTAACGGAATTTTTGGAGCGGCACGGCAAAATGGCGATTTCGTTTAGCTTTTTCCTTCCCGGCGTCCGCTGGGCAATGCCTTATGTTGTCGGCGCAAACCGTTATCCGTTCGGCCAATACATGCTGTATGCCTACACCGCGGGATTTGTCTGGATGTTCATTTATTTTAATTTGGGCAGGACTTTCCCATATGCTTATAAATCCATTCTGGAACACCTCCAAGTTGCGCTGACGGTTTTATCCATAGTCGTGGTTTGTGCCGTGGTGCTGCGCGTATACTTGCATTCCCGGACTGCGAAGAAATAA
- the odhB gene encoding 2-oxoglutarate dehydrogenase complex dihydrolipoyllysine-residue succinyltransferase: protein MAEIKVPELAESITEGTIAQWLKQPGETVEKGEFIVELETDKVNVEVISEEAGVVQEHLAKEGDTVEVGQVIAIVGASSGESAAPAAAPAPEAKEEAPTTSQPGATMEAKEEAPAVEEQTSSERTIASPAARKLAREKGIDLAAISPVDPMGRVRVQDVEAHGSKPAAESAPAQKAEAPKASAPSSDEESGRVVREKMSRRRQTIAKRLLEVRQNTAMLTTFNEIDMTNVMALRSRKKDKFQQDHDGTRLGFMSFFTKAVTAALKKYPYVNAELDGTDLLLKQFYDVGIAVSTEEGLVVPIVRDTDKKNFAEIEASIADLAKKARDKKLSIADMTGGSFTITNGGVFGSLMSTPILNGTQVGILGMHTIQKRPVAIGDSIEIRPMMYVALSYDHRVIDGSDSVGFLKMIKELIENPEDLLLES from the coding sequence GTGGCAGAAATTAAAGTACCAGAATTAGCAGAATCGATTACAGAAGGAACGATCGCTCAGTGGCTCAAACAGCCAGGCGAAACAGTTGAAAAAGGTGAATTCATCGTTGAATTGGAAACAGATAAAGTAAACGTTGAAGTTATCTCTGAAGAAGCGGGCGTTGTACAAGAGCACTTGGCTAAAGAAGGCGACACTGTTGAAGTTGGACAAGTGATTGCAATCGTCGGCGCATCTTCAGGCGAAAGTGCTGCACCAGCTGCTGCACCTGCACCGGAAGCGAAAGAAGAAGCTCCAACAACATCACAGCCAGGAGCTACAATGGAAGCAAAAGAGGAAGCTCCGGCAGTTGAAGAGCAAACGTCTTCAGAACGCACAATCGCTAGCCCGGCTGCGCGCAAACTGGCTCGTGAAAAAGGCATCGATCTTGCTGCTATCTCTCCGGTAGACCCGATGGGCCGTGTACGTGTACAAGACGTAGAAGCTCATGGTTCAAAACCGGCTGCTGAGTCTGCACCTGCACAGAAAGCGGAAGCTCCAAAAGCCTCTGCACCTTCTTCTGATGAAGAATCTGGCCGCGTCGTCCGCGAGAAAATGTCTCGCCGCCGCCAGACGATTGCAAAGCGTTTGTTGGAAGTTCGCCAAAACACAGCTATGTTGACAACATTCAATGAAATCGACATGACCAACGTTATGGCGTTGAGAAGCCGCAAAAAAGATAAGTTCCAACAGGATCATGATGGAACTCGCCTTGGCTTCATGTCATTCTTCACAAAAGCAGTTACAGCAGCACTTAAGAAATACCCTTACGTGAACGCTGAGCTTGACGGCACAGATCTATTATTGAAACAGTTCTACGATGTAGGCATTGCAGTTTCTACAGAAGAAGGGCTGGTTGTGCCAATCGTCCGCGATACAGACAAGAAAAACTTTGCTGAAATTGAAGCGAGCATCGCAGACCTTGCGAAAAAAGCCCGCGACAAAAAGCTTTCAATTGCTGACATGACAGGTGGATCATTCACCATCACTAACGGCGGTGTATTCGGATCATTGATGTCTACTCCAATCTTGAACGGAACACAAGTAGGGATTCTTGGAATGCACACTATCCAAAAACGTCCGGTAGCAATTGGCGATTCAATTGAAATCCGCCCAATGATGTACGTGGCTCTTTCTTATGACCACCGCGTAATCGATGGCAGCGACTCAGTTGGCTTCCTGAAAATGATCAAAGAATTGATCGAAAACCCAGAAGACCTATTGCTTGAATCTTAA